A DNA window from Paraclostridium bifermentans contains the following coding sequences:
- the larA gene encoding nickel-dependent lactate racemase — translation MELKVPYSKTGMNINIPDENMIKVLQSKAHDFKSRLSEGEIVKQALDNPIGSEKLEDLVKGKKSMVIITSDHTRPVPSRITLPIMLKEIRNSNPDIDIKIIISTGFHRPSTREELVYKMGEEIVDNEQIIMHFSTDEQAMVKVGTLPSGGDLIVNKAIIETDLLIAEGFIEPHFFAGFSGGRKSVLPGVASAKTIMYNHCSEFIDSPYARTGNLKNNPIHRDMLYAAQSVNLDFILNVVIDKDKKVIGAFAGDVKEAHEVGCEFVTKLSKVDKVDADIVVSTNGGYPLDQNIYQTVKGMTAAEATCKDGGVIIMISACNDGHGGQSFYDSVANASSPSEILEKVRKIPKDKTIPDQWEFQILARILEKFTVIMVTNLCDPNMIKDMHMKHAHSFDEALKMAFDIKGKNSKIAVIPDGVSVIVK, via the coding sequence ATGGAGTTAAAAGTACCTTATTCAAAAACTGGTATGAACATAAATATACCAGATGAAAACATGATAAAAGTTTTGCAATCCAAAGCTCATGATTTTAAATCTCGATTAAGTGAAGGTGAGATAGTAAAACAAGCTTTAGATAATCCTATAGGAAGTGAAAAATTAGAAGATCTAGTTAAGGGAAAAAAAAGCATGGTTATAATAACTAGCGATCACACTAGACCTGTACCAAGTAGGATAACGTTACCTATAATGCTTAAGGAAATAAGAAATTCAAACCCTGATATAGATATAAAAATAATAATATCAACAGGGTTTCATAGACCTAGCACTAGAGAAGAACTTGTATATAAAATGGGAGAAGAAATAGTGGATAATGAGCAAATAATTATGCACTTTTCAACAGATGAACAAGCTATGGTCAAAGTTGGAACACTTCCATCTGGAGGAGATTTAATTGTAAATAAAGCAATTATAGAAACTGATTTATTAATAGCTGAAGGATTCATAGAACCACACTTTTTTGCAGGTTTTTCAGGTGGAAGAAAAAGTGTACTTCCAGGAGTTGCATCTGCTAAAACCATAATGTACAATCACTGTTCTGAATTTATAGATAGTCCTTACGCTAGAACAGGAAATCTAAAAAATAATCCAATTCATAGAGATATGTTGTATGCAGCGCAAAGCGTTAATTTAGACTTTATTTTAAATGTAGTCATAGATAAAGATAAAAAAGTTATAGGTGCTTTTGCAGGCGATGTTAAAGAAGCTCATGAGGTAGGCTGTGAATTTGTAACTAAACTATCAAAAGTTGATAAAGTTGATGCTGACATTGTAGTTAGTACAAATGGAGGTTATCCATTAGATCAAAATATATATCAAACTGTAAAAGGTATGACTGCAGCAGAAGCTACATGCAAAGATGGTGGAGTAATAATTATGATATCTGCATGTAATGATGGACATGGAGGTCAATCTTTTTATGATAGCGTAGCAAATGCATCTTCACCTAGTGAAATATTAGAAAAAGTAAGAAAAATTCCAAAAGATAAAACTATTCCAGACCAATGGGAGTTTCAAATATTAGCAAGAATTCTAGAAAAGTTTACAGTAATAATGGTTACGAACTTATGTGACCCTAATATGATTAAAGATATGCATATGAAACATGCACATAGTTTTGATGAAGCTTTAAAAATGGCTTTTGACATAAAAGGTAAAAACTCAAAAATAGCTGTTATACCTGATGGAGTATCAGTGATAGTAAAGTAA
- a CDS encoding FadR/GntR family transcriptional regulator, whose amino-acid sequence MFNNITNEKIYQQVINQIQNMILEGKLKNGDKLMSERELSQKMGVSRTSIREALRVLETMGIIESRQGEGNFICNKIETSLMQPLSMMFTLNNGDYKDIIELRQMIELEAVKLAAIRGTDEELEELKMISQRLTKKDEIYNKGEIDKEIHYKITCMSKNFLIKSLYTISLNLLENFIINSRQKIVEFYHEEETLNLQHKKICEAIIDRDPESAYKYMKEHLDLIKFTMEKI is encoded by the coding sequence TTGTTTAATAATATAACTAATGAAAAGATATATCAACAAGTTATAAATCAGATACAAAATATGATATTAGAAGGAAAACTTAAAAACGGAGATAAGCTAATGTCAGAACGTGAATTATCTCAAAAAATGGGAGTAAGTAGAACATCGATAAGAGAAGCACTTAGAGTTTTAGAAACTATGGGGATAATAGAAAGTAGACAAGGTGAAGGAAATTTTATTTGTAATAAAATTGAAACATCATTAATGCAACCTTTATCAATGATGTTTACTTTAAACAATGGAGACTATAAAGATATAATTGAATTAAGACAGATGATAGAACTAGAAGCAGTTAAGTTAGCAGCTATAAGAGGAACGGATGAAGAACTTGAAGAGTTGAAAATGATTTCACAAAGATTGACAAAAAAAGATGAAATTTATAATAAAGGCGAAATTGATAAAGAAATACATTATAAAATTACTTGCATGAGTAAGAACTTTTTGATAAAAAGTTTATATACAATATCATTAAATTTATTAGAAAATTTTATTATAAATTCAAGACAAAAGATAGTAGAATTTTACCATGAAGAAGAAACTTTAAATTTACAACACAAAAAAATCTGTGAGGCTATCATAGATAGAGATCCTGAAAGTGCATACAAATACATGAAAGAGCACTTAGATTTAATAAAATTTACTATGGAAAAAATATAG
- a CDS encoding sensor histidine kinase → MIRIRNKWKELAISTKIFLIITTLSIGLIVTIYLILYFLLPPYYEKYKVESINDRLTVLAARSRRDDLEGLKQHLYKISQRENVGVLLRDSNGKVEYGNKELSFLPYSNNISDSYENYQKTVALYIRDSDTPYYLDISMPLQPVDEATTVILDLMPIIIGVAIVLSIITSYAFSKWVTKPLIDIIESERMQEAKRKEFIATISHELKTPITIISGQLEGMIYNIGKYKDRDTYLQKSYDSTQELKTLVEEMIQVSKFEILEKKSESKEFDLNSLINKLIKRQMYLIEEKELKLDVKYQSEIFINADEERIAKAINNLINNAIKYSPENADLLIRLYKKENAILEIENTGITIDEKHKDKLFKPFYRVEKSRNRKTGGSGLGLYIVSQILREHGFKYNIKNGKNSVIFIIEFNEN, encoded by the coding sequence TTGATAAGAATTAGAAATAAATGGAAAGAATTAGCTATAAGTACAAAAATATTTTTAATAATAACAACATTGTCTATAGGGCTTATAGTAACTATATATCTTATTTTATACTTCTTATTACCACCTTATTATGAAAAATATAAGGTGGAGTCTATAAATGATAGATTGACGGTTTTAGCAGCGAGATCAAGAAGAGATGACTTAGAGGGATTAAAACAACATTTATATAAAATTTCACAGCGTGAAAATGTAGGTGTATTATTAAGAGACTCAAATGGAAAAGTTGAATATGGAAATAAAGAACTTTCATTTTTGCCGTATTCTAATAATATTAGTGACTCTTATGAAAACTATCAAAAAACTGTAGCTTTGTATATAAGAGACAGTGATACTCCATATTATTTGGATATAAGTATGCCACTTCAACCAGTAGATGAAGCAACTACAGTAATATTGGATTTAATGCCTATAATAATAGGTGTTGCTATAGTATTATCTATAATAACCTCATATGCATTCTCAAAATGGGTAACAAAACCTCTTATTGATATAATTGAAAGTGAAAGAATGCAAGAAGCTAAAAGAAAAGAGTTTATAGCAACTATATCTCATGAACTAAAAACACCAATAACCATTATAAGTGGGCAATTAGAAGGAATGATTTATAATATTGGTAAATATAAAGATCGTGATACATACTTGCAAAAATCATATGATTCTACTCAAGAATTAAAAACTCTAGTAGAAGAAATGATTCAGGTATCTAAATTTGAAATTTTGGAAAAAAAATCTGAAAGCAAAGAATTTGATTTAAATAGTTTAATAAATAAGCTTATAAAAAGACAAATGTATTTAATTGAAGAGAAAGAATTGAAATTAGATGTAAAATATCAAAGTGAAATATTTATAAATGCGGATGAAGAGAGAATAGCAAAAGCTATAAATAATTTAATAAACAATGCTATTAAGTATTCGCCGGAAAATGCGGACTTACTAATACGTTTATACAAGAAAGAAAATGCAATTTTAGAGATAGAAAATACAGGTATTACAATAGATGAAAAACATAAAGATAAATTATTTAAACCATTTTATAGAGTAGAAAAATCAAGAAATAGAAAAACTGGAGGAAGTGGACTTGGGCTTTATATAGTAAGTCAAATACTTAGAGAGCACGGTTTTAAATATAATATAAAAAACGGAAAAAACTCTGTTATATTTATAATAGAATTTAATGAAAATTAG
- a CDS encoding response regulator transcription factor, with the protein MKNKNILVIEDDSNIQELIVEFLSAEGYSVESANDGIEGIQAFKKGEFDLVILDVMMPNLDGHAVCKMIRQSSDVPIIFLTALNQESDQVKGFELMCDDYITKPFSFTLLMKRVEAVLRRSSKYNESNTLSFEKLSLDLNTYQAFLDNEVIELTLKEFNILKTLIENYPHVVTRENLLDSVWGYDYYGDTRVVDAHIKNIRKKIGIPYIKTVKGIGYSLDKN; encoded by the coding sequence ATGAAAAATAAAAATATATTAGTAATAGAAGATGATAGTAACATACAAGAATTGATAGTAGAATTTTTAAGTGCAGAAGGATATAGTGTAGAATCGGCAAATGATGGAATAGAGGGTATACAAGCTTTTAAAAAAGGTGAATTTGATTTGGTTATACTAGATGTAATGATGCCTAATTTAGATGGACATGCTGTATGTAAGATGATAAGGCAAAGTTCAGATGTACCTATAATATTTTTAACCGCATTAAATCAAGAGAGTGATCAAGTTAAAGGATTTGAATTAATGTGTGATGATTATATAACAAAACCTTTTTCATTTACTTTATTGATGAAAAGAGTAGAGGCTGTTTTAAGAAGAAGTTCTAAATATAATGAGTCTAATACATTAAGTTTTGAAAAGTTAAGTTTAGATTTAAACACATATCAAGCATTTTTAGATAATGAAGTAATAGAATTGACATTAAAAGAATTTAACATACTAAAGACTTTAATAGAAAATTATCCTCACGTAGTTACTAGAGAGAATTTATTAGATAGTGTATGGGGATATGATTACTATGGCGATACTAGAGTTGTAGATGCTCATATAAAAAATATAAGAAAAAAAATTGGAATTCCATATATAAAAACAGTGAAAGGAATAGGATACAGCCTTGATAAGAATTAG
- a CDS encoding FtsX-like permease family protein: MNLFKLSLMNIRQSIKNYGVYIFSMVFSIAVFYNFTTLIFSKQFLEIKDLNAVSMAGGMCAFVLIFFFIFFISYSSKFFIEQRKKEFGIYTFMGVENKQIALMFSLEALIIGLISMIIGMGIGILLNKIFLMILVKLSYVNKVINFEINFISVIQTLLIFLIILIGVFIKEYICLIKTDISKLINAKKIYQLENNKLNNTKGVVGFIIIILGYLFILKYKEANVPFTIAIMATVIMTIIGTHFLFRGFFSIFIRNIIKNKKRLYSKTNIVSYNNIIFRIKDNNKTLAQAAILIACSLTCIMVAFCMSSCFSSGFENEYPYSIYYTSENKNDDKSLDMAVNLSNEDVKYKTTVDLIPYKSNLSMYINDVYLVKYSDVEKLLKHGKVKHEKDIEKNKPQKGEAILLVDTRVMNAFKINDNLKISNESIKINKNIPSNIMGQLTNGTLVLNDNDYANLKTKLNKKELYFKGITLKNFENTNSIAQYMRENSKSEIYSADQFDKSAYYAINGVYFVGCFLALVFTVSLGSIMYFKCIQDASIDKERFNTLRKIGVSQEYINKAVFKQLGIFFILPVIVGSIHGIVAGYAVNSMFNSDHLELIGVSLIIFSFIYLIFYIISTKKYISITK, translated from the coding sequence GTGAATTTATTTAAGCTAAGTTTAATGAATATAAGACAAAGTATAAAAAACTATGGAGTTTATATTTTCTCTATGGTTTTCTCAATTGCTGTATTTTACAATTTCACAACTTTAATTTTCAGTAAACAATTCCTTGAAATAAAAGACTTAAATGCAGTATCTATGGCAGGAGGAATGTGCGCTTTTGTTCTAATATTTTTCTTTATATTTTTTATTTCTTACTCAAGTAAATTTTTTATAGAACAAAGAAAAAAAGAGTTTGGAATATACACATTTATGGGTGTTGAAAATAAGCAGATTGCACTGATGTTTTCATTAGAAGCACTTATAATTGGGCTAATATCAATGATAATTGGTATGGGTATTGGAATACTTTTGAATAAGATATTTTTAATGATTTTAGTTAAACTATCTTATGTAAATAAAGTAATAAATTTTGAGATAAACTTTATTTCAGTAATTCAGACTTTGCTAATATTTTTGATTATATTGATTGGTGTTTTTATAAAAGAATATATTTGTTTAATAAAAACAGATATAAGTAAACTTATAAATGCAAAAAAAATATACCAATTAGAAAATAACAAATTAAACAATACTAAAGGGGTCGTAGGATTTATAATAATTATTCTAGGGTACTTGTTTATATTAAAATATAAAGAAGCTAATGTGCCATTTACGATAGCTATAATGGCAACTGTAATTATGACCATTATAGGAACTCATTTTTTATTCAGAGGATTTTTCTCGATTTTTATAAGAAATATTATAAAAAATAAAAAGAGGTTATACTCAAAAACAAATATTGTAAGTTATAATAATATTATTTTTAGGATAAAAGATAATAATAAAACGTTAGCTCAAGCTGCAATATTAATAGCTTGTAGTTTGACTTGCATCATGGTTGCATTTTGTATGAGTTCGTGTTTTTCGTCAGGATTTGAAAATGAATACCCATATAGCATATATTATACAAGTGAAAACAAAAATGATGATAAGTCTTTAGATATGGCTGTAAATTTAAGTAACGAAGATGTTAAGTATAAAACTACTGTAGATTTAATTCCATACAAATCAAATTTAAGTATGTATATAAATGATGTGTATTTAGTTAAATATTCAGATGTAGAAAAGTTATTAAAACATGGAAAAGTAAAACATGAGAAAGATATAGAAAAAAACAAACCACAAAAAGGTGAGGCAATTTTGTTAGTAGATACAAGGGTTATGAATGCATTTAAAATAAATGATAATTTAAAAATAAGTAATGAATCAATAAAAATTAATAAAAATATACCTTCTAATATAATGGGACAATTAACTAATGGTACACTAGTCTTAAATGATAATGATTATGCAAATTTAAAAACTAAGTTAAATAAAAAAGAATTATATTTTAAAGGTATTACACTTAAAAATTTTGAAAACACTAACTCAATAGCCCAATACATGAGAGAAAATTCAAAAAGTGAAATTTATAGTGCTGATCAATTTGATAAAAGTGCATATTATGCTATAAATGGAGTGTACTTTGTAGGTTGTTTCTTAGCACTTGTATTTACAGTATCACTAGGTAGTATAATGTATTTTAAATGTATTCAAGATGCTAGTATAGATAAAGAAAGGTTTAATACTTTAAGAAAAATTGGAGTAAGTCAAGAATATATAAATAAAGCAGTGTTTAAGCAGTTAGGAATATTTTTTATACTCCCTGTTATAGTTGGGTCTATACATGGTATTGTAGCAGGATATGCTGTCAATTCTATGTTCAACTCAGATCATTTAGAACTTATAGGAGTATCATTAATTATATTTAGTTTTATATATTTAATTTTTTATATAATAAGTACTAAAAAATATATAAGTATAACGAAGTAA
- a CDS encoding ABC transporter ATP-binding protein translates to MLKVINLNKSIKNNKNTFKILENINLEVKDGEFISIMGPSGAGKTTLLNIMSTIDRPSEGKVYYDNEDVHSLKNKELSRFRRDNIGFIFQDYNLLDNMSIEDNIALPLVIANEKPDKIQKEVEKLASFFGIKKHLKSYPYELSGGQKQRVAAARAIITSPSIIFADEPTGALDSKSASELLNCLKEMNKKFNVTIIMVTHDAFTASYSDKIIFIKDGRLNTRIDSNGNRKDFFKQIMNLLTSMGGEVSEFI, encoded by the coding sequence ATGTTAAAAGTAATAAATTTAAATAAAAGTATTAAAAATAATAAAAATACATTTAAAATTCTAGAAAATATAAACTTAGAGGTCAAAGATGGAGAGTTTATAAGTATTATGGGGCCTTCTGGGGCAGGGAAAACTACGCTTTTAAATATAATGTCTACTATTGATAGACCTAGTGAAGGAAAAGTTTACTATGATAATGAGGATGTTCATTCTTTAAAAAATAAAGAATTATCTAGGTTTAGACGTGATAATATAGGTTTTATATTTCAAGACTATAATTTATTAGATAACATGAGTATAGAAGACAATATAGCACTACCTCTTGTTATAGCAAACGAAAAGCCTGATAAAATACAAAAAGAGGTTGAAAAACTAGCTAGTTTCTTTGGCATAAAAAAACATTTGAAAAGCTATCCATATGAATTATCAGGGGGACAAAAACAAAGAGTTGCAGCAGCAAGAGCCATCATAACTTCACCATCTATTATATTTGCGGATGAACCTACAGGAGCATTAGATTCAAAATCTGCATCAGAACTTTTAAATTGTTTAAAAGAGATGAATAAAAAATTTAATGTAACTATAATAATGGTTACACACGATGCATTTACAGCAAGTTACTCAGATAAAATTATTTTCATAAAAGATGGTAGGCTAAACACTAGAATCGATAGTAATGGAAATAGAAAAGATTTCTTTAAGCAAATAATGAACTTATTAACTTCTATGGGAGGTGAAGTAAGTGAATTTATTTAA
- a CDS encoding sensor histidine kinase, with translation MNLKNYIKQVKLSIYLVIFIVVIVNINIIADLRLEKVLNSLIYIDTMILTVCIIFFILGYRSYIKNYKSLFEYINNNKAHEFKNNKLKEVIDNKLLENENTVESLKKEIEEINDYMTKWIHEIKIPIAVLEIISQRVKELENKYFGNYELHKQINIELKRIDSLVQQALYISKSGDYSSNFLIEEINLEKIVKEIIKKNKYLFIYNKIELRIGNLNYNVLSDKKWLMHIIEQIINNSCKYIEEDGVVEIYLQNSETGIELHIKDNGIGIKTEDINRVFDKGYVGKHNEITKSTGMGLYISKKILNKLSHDISIESKESEFCNVCITFYKLSDYFNVT, from the coding sequence ATGAATTTGAAAAATTATATAAAACAAGTTAAATTATCTATATATTTAGTTATATTTATAGTGGTTATAGTTAATATAAATATAATTGCAGATCTTAGATTAGAAAAGGTTTTGAATAGTTTAATATATATAGATACAATGATTTTAACTGTGTGCATTATTTTTTTTATATTAGGATATCGTTCATACATAAAAAACTATAAAAGCTTATTTGAATATATAAATAATAACAAAGCACATGAGTTTAAAAATAACAAATTAAAAGAAGTTATAGATAACAAATTATTAGAAAATGAAAATACCGTAGAAAGTTTGAAAAAAGAAATTGAAGAAATCAATGACTATATGACTAAATGGATACATGAGATTAAAATTCCTATTGCTGTTTTAGAAATTATTAGTCAAAGAGTAAAAGAGTTAGAAAATAAATATTTTGGGAATTATGAGTTACACAAACAAATAAATATAGAACTTAAAAGAATTGATAGTTTAGTTCAACAAGCTTTATATATCAGTAAAAGTGGAGATTATAGTTCTAACTTTTTAATAGAGGAAATAAATTTAGAAAAAATAGTAAAAGAAATTATAAAAAAGAATAAATATTTATTTATATACAATAAGATAGAGTTAAGAATAGGTAATTTAAATTATAACGTACTAAGTGATAAAAAATGGTTAATGCACATAATTGAACAAATAATAAATAATTCATGTAAATACATTGAAGAAGATGGTGTTGTAGAAATTTATTTGCAAAATTCGGAAACTGGAATAGAACTTCACATTAAGGATAATGGAATTGGTATAAAAACAGAGGATATAAATAGAGTATTTGATAAAGGTTATGTAGGCAAACATAACGAAATAACCAAATCTACAGGAATGGGGTTATATATATCAAAAAAAATATTAAATAAATTAAGTCATGATATAAGTATAGAATCAAAGGAAAGTGAATTTTGTAATGTATGTATAACATTCTATAAATTATCAGATTACTTCAATGTTACATAA
- a CDS encoding response regulator transcription factor: MIDIFLVEDDKALSREIHMCLSKWGYRTHEAKNLDNIAEEVIAINPKLVLMDINLPFYDGFYWCNKIRNILKVPIIFISSRDNDMDIVMSINMGADDYIIKPFSTQVLVAKVQAILRRTYSYNNSLKVDIVKYKDVILNILENKIYFNDQFVELSKNEFKIINILMNNQGSIVSRDTIIEELWDSEEFISENTLTVNINRLRKTLENIGLSDFIVTKKGQGYYIQ; this comes from the coding sequence ATGATTGACATTTTTTTAGTAGAAGATGACAAAGCATTAAGTAGAGAAATTCATATGTGTTTAAGTAAATGGGGATATAGGACACATGAAGCAAAAAATTTGGATAATATAGCAGAAGAAGTTATAGCAATTAATCCTAAGTTGGTATTGATGGATATAAATTTACCATTTTATGATGGATTTTACTGGTGCAATAAAATAAGAAATATATTAAAAGTACCAATAATATTTATTTCATCTAGGGATAACGATATGGATATTGTTATGTCTATAAATATGGGAGCCGATGACTATATAATAAAACCTTTTTCAACTCAAGTATTAGTTGCAAAAGTACAAGCTATATTAAGAAGAACATACTCATACAACAATTCATTAAAAGTTGATATTGTAAAATATAAAGATGTAATTTTAAATATTTTAGAAAATAAGATTTATTTCAATGATCAGTTTGTTGAACTTAGCAAAAATGAGTTTAAAATAATTAATATATTAATGAACAATCAAGGAAGTATAGTTAGTAGAGACACGATAATAGAAGAATTATGGGATAGCGAAGAGTTTATAAGTGAAAATACTTTAACTGTAAATATAAATAGACTCAGAAAGACTTTAGAAAATATAGGTTTGAGCGATTTTATAGTTACTAAAAAAGGTCAGGGGTATTATATACAATGA
- a CDS encoding ABC transporter ATP-binding protein, whose translation MNLIEVKNLKKYFIQKSGLIKKDVKEVKAVDDVSFYIKKGETLGLVGESGCGKSTLGRTLIRLYDVTDGEILFDGEDISRKNEKHLKEFRKRTQTIFQDPYASLNPNMNVMEIICEPLDIHTNYSKSEKKDIVYNLLEKVGLKKEHANRYPHEFSGGQRQRIGIARALSVKPDFIFCDEPISALDVSVQAQVINLLEDLQEELGITYLFIAHDLSMVKHISDRVGVMYLGKIVEIGSSEDIYNNPRHPYTKALLSSIPIIGEKTKSEVLDGDVPSPINPPSGCRFRTRCKYKTLICEQKEPIMIKTDGEHFVACHNID comes from the coding sequence ATGAATTTAATAGAAGTTAAAAATTTAAAAAAATATTTTATTCAAAAAAGTGGTTTAATAAAAAAAGATGTAAAGGAAGTTAAGGCTGTAGATGATGTTAGTTTTTATATAAAAAAGGGTGAAACGTTAGGATTGGTTGGAGAAAGTGGTTGTGGGAAATCTACATTAGGAAGAACTTTAATAAGATTATATGATGTTACAGATGGTGAAATTTTATTTGATGGAGAAGATATATCTAGAAAAAATGAAAAGCATTTAAAAGAATTTAGAAAACGAACACAAACAATTTTTCAGGATCCATATGCATCTTTAAATCCTAATATGAATGTAATGGAAATCATTTGTGAACCATTAGATATACATACGAATTATTCTAAGAGTGAGAAAAAAGATATTGTATATAATCTGCTTGAAAAAGTTGGACTAAAAAAAGAGCATGCAAACAGATATCCACATGAGTTTAGTGGAGGACAAAGGCAGCGTATTGGAATTGCTAGAGCACTTTCAGTGAAGCCGGATTTTATATTTTGTGATGAACCTATATCAGCTTTAGATGTTTCAGTACAAGCTCAAGTTATCAATTTACTCGAAGATTTGCAAGAAGAGTTAGGGATAACTTACTTATTTATAGCACATGATTTATCTATGGTAAAACATATATCTGATAGAGTTGGAGTTATGTATCTAGGTAAGATAGTAGAAATCGGAAGTAGTGAAGATATATATAATAATCCTAGACATCCATACACAAAAGCTTTATTAAGTAGTATTCCAATTATTGGAGAAAAAACAAAAAGCGAAGTTTTAGATGGAGATGTACCGAGCCCTATAAATCCACCTTCTGGCTGTAGGTTTAGAACTAGGTGCAAGTATAAAACTTTGATTTGTGAACAAAAGGAACCGATTATGATTAAAACAGATGGTGAGCATTTTGTTGCGTGTCATAATATAGATTAA
- a CDS encoding ABC transporter ATP-binding protein encodes MEKILEVKNLKTSFFTQEGEVEAVRDVSFDVFKGETVGIVGESGSGKSITSKSIMRIIDKPGKIKDGEILFEEIDLLKLSTRDMRKIRGNKISMIFQDSMTALNPLITVGNQIQEIIIRHQHLDKNEARKKSIEILRKVGIPSPEDRVNRYPHEFSGGMRQRVCIAMAISSNPKLLIADEPTTALDVTIQAQILNLLKDLNKDKDSSIMLITHDLGVVYNTCDRVVVMYGGRIMEIGTVDEIFENPKHPYTIGLLKSIPRGVNTKKERLTSIEGTPPNLLKPPKGCPFYDRCNEKMDMCIERPATKLINENHKVDCWKYSGGKNEFNRS; translated from the coding sequence GTGGAAAAAATATTAGAAGTCAAAAACTTGAAAACTTCTTTCTTTACACAAGAAGGAGAAGTTGAAGCAGTTAGGGATGTTAGCTTTGATGTATTTAAAGGAGAAACTGTTGGAATTGTTGGTGAAAGTGGAAGTGGAAAAAGTATAACATCAAAATCAATAATGAGAATTATAGATAAACCAGGAAAAATAAAAGATGGCGAAATACTTTTTGAAGAAATAGATTTATTAAAATTAAGTACTAGAGATATGAGGAAAATAAGAGGAAATAAAATATCTATGATATTTCAAGATTCTATGACTGCCCTAAATCCGCTTATAACAGTTGGAAATCAGATACAAGAAATTATAATTAGGCATCAACATTTAGATAAAAATGAAGCTAGAAAAAAATCTATTGAAATTTTAAGAAAAGTAGGAATACCATCACCTGAAGATAGAGTAAATAGGTATCCTCATGAGTTTAGTGGTGGAATGAGACAAAGGGTGTGTATAGCAATGGCTATAAGTTCTAATCCCAAACTTTTAATAGCTGATGAGCCAACAACAGCATTAGATGTTACTATACAAGCTCAAATACTAAATCTTTTAAAAGATTTAAATAAAGATAAAGATAGCTCTATAATGCTAATAACACATGATTTGGGCGTAGTTTACAATACTTGTGATAGAGTAGTTGTTATGTATGGCGGTAGAATAATGGAGATAGGAACGGTAGATGAGATTTTTGAAAATCCAAAGCACCCATATACCATAGGATTGTTAAAATCAATTCCAAGAGGGGTGAACACTAAAAAAGAAAGATTAACATCTATAGAGGGTACACCTCCAAATTTACTAAAACCTCCTAAGGGATGTCCATTTTATGATAGATGTAATGAAAAAATGGACATGTGCATTGAAAGACCTGCAACAAAACTAATTAATGAAAATCATAAAGTAGACTGTTGGAAATATTCAGGAGGAAAAAATGAATTTAATAGAAGTTAA